One segment of Ketobacter sp. MCCC 1A13808 DNA contains the following:
- a CDS encoding nuclear transport factor 2 family protein, with protein sequence MRPTKRDNQYRTAILLSIVAVVTMVAGCTASDKRNSGAENDPVKTYLHLAPAATFDKPSSDPRLQSFEKLFSSLNETSIQDTVDEAYAEYFYFNDTFHTLSDRVQLKRYLLGMAEVSKTQVTVLDSLSRGDDVMVRWKMQTQSKVWWKTLTIDSFGMTHLRFNEQGQIVLHQDYWDAAGGFYEHLPLLGSSIRSIRSNLNE encoded by the coding sequence TTGCGCCCAACAAAGCGAGATAACCAGTATAGAACAGCGATCCTGTTAAGTATCGTAGCAGTGGTCACTATGGTGGCCGGTTGCACGGCCTCCGATAAGCGGAATTCCGGCGCAGAGAACGACCCAGTCAAAACGTATCTGCACTTGGCACCGGCAGCAACATTCGACAAGCCATCGTCGGACCCCCGCCTGCAATCGTTTGAAAAGCTGTTTTCGTCGTTAAATGAGACCAGTATCCAGGACACAGTGGACGAGGCCTATGCAGAGTACTTTTATTTCAATGACACCTTCCATACCCTTTCCGACCGTGTGCAACTAAAACGCTACCTGCTGGGAATGGCAGAGGTTTCAAAAACTCAGGTAACTGTGCTCGATTCCCTGTCACGTGGCGACGATGTGATGGTGCGCTGGAAAATGCAGACCCAATCGAAAGTGTGGTGGAAAACGCTCACAATCGATTCGTTCGGAATGACACATTTGCGTTTTAACGAACAAGGGCAAATCGTTTTGCACCAGGACTATTGGGATGCGGCAGGTGGCTTTTATGAACACCTGCCGTTGCTCGGATCCTCTATCCGGTCAATTCGGTCCAACCTAAACGAATAA